Proteins from one Staphylococcus sp. IVB6214 genomic window:
- a CDS encoding LytTR family DNA-binding domain-containing protein: protein MKIFICEDDPKQRARMENIINTYIMIEEKPMEIALSTDNPYELIEASKTSSDVGCYFLDIQLESDINGIKVGSEIRQHDPIGNIVYVTSHSELTYLTFVYKVAAMDFIFKDDPDQLQKRVIDCLETALNRLNLLTKEETVETLELKRGSGSEYVNYDDVMFFESSPKSHRVIAHLDNRQVEFYGKLKELSQVDARFFRCHNSFVLNRHNIANVEPKERTVHFKNGEHCYVSVRNIKKI, encoded by the coding sequence ATGAAAATATTCATTTGCGAAGATGATCCAAAACAGCGTGCACGCATGGAAAACATCATCAACACATACATTATGATTGAAGAAAAACCCATGGAAATCGCACTGTCAACGGACAATCCTTACGAACTGATAGAAGCCTCCAAAACGTCATCAGATGTTGGCTGTTATTTTTTAGATATCCAATTAGAATCCGATATCAATGGCATTAAAGTCGGTAGTGAGATTCGGCAGCATGATCCGATTGGCAATATTGTTTACGTGACGAGTCATAGTGAACTCACATACTTAACATTTGTCTACAAAGTCGCTGCAATGGACTTTATTTTCAAAGATGATCCTGATCAACTTCAAAAACGAGTCATCGATTGTTTAGAAACGGCGCTCAATCGCCTGAATTTGCTAACTAAAGAAGAGACCGTAGAAACACTAGAGTTAAAGCGGGGGAGTGGTTCAGAATACGTCAATTATGATGATGTGATGTTTTTTGAATCCTCTCCAAAGTCACATCGTGTCATTGCACATTTGGACAATCGTCAAGTCGAATTTTATGGTAAGTTAAAAGAGCTTTCACAAGTCGACGCACGATTCTTCCGCTGTCATAATAGCTTCGTCCTTAACCGACATAACATCGCCAATGTCGAGCCAAAAGAGAGAACTGTTCACTTTAAAAATGGTGAACATTGTTATGTATCTGTGCGCAATATTAAAAAAATATAA
- a CDS encoding GHKL domain-containing protein: MITFVSCAIVFAFLFQYLMRFLRVSWLYVNKLYLILLAVTLMAFFILIDLFTPAKVRSIEDMKAIALVIIVYFIAFAILVIMISITASRELTYRRNKQEIEDYYKYTLQIEEINNDMRKFRHDYINMLSTMSEYLREDDLEGLKAYYERHIHPIKDHFEHTALKLNGVEKLKIREIKGMMTTKIIEAQEHHINISVEVADEITEINMPIIDLSRVLGIIMDNAIEASLSVEDPMIQIAFIQTDVSVLIIIMNKAPDNLPKLHTLFKEGYSTKGDNRGIGLSTLKEITDSTDNVLLDTTIDNQYFIQKLEILNDIP; encoded by the coding sequence GTGATTACGTTTGTTAGCTGTGCCATTGTATTCGCTTTTTTATTTCAATATCTGATGCGCTTTTTAAGAGTATCATGGCTGTACGTCAACAAGTTGTATCTCATCCTTCTAGCAGTTACGTTGATGGCATTCTTTATATTAATCGATCTATTTACGCCAGCCAAAGTACGTTCTATCGAGGATATGAAAGCAATCGCACTCGTCATTATCGTCTATTTTATTGCGTTTGCGATACTCGTTATTATGATCTCTATCACTGCTTCGAGAGAGTTAACGTATCGACGTAACAAGCAAGAAATTGAAGATTATTACAAATATACGCTTCAAATTGAAGAAATCAATAATGATATGCGTAAGTTTCGTCACGACTACATCAATATGCTTTCAACGATGTCGGAATATTTAAGAGAAGATGATTTAGAAGGTCTTAAAGCGTATTATGAACGGCACATTCATCCGATAAAAGATCACTTTGAACATACAGCCCTCAAATTAAACGGCGTTGAAAAGTTAAAAATCCGTGAAATTAAAGGGATGATGACGACAAAAATTATTGAAGCGCAAGAACATCATATCAATATCAGTGTTGAAGTTGCCGATGAAATCACTGAAATTAATATGCCAATTATTGATTTGAGTCGTGTGCTCGGTATCATTATGGATAACGCCATTGAAGCGTCATTATCTGTTGAAGATCCAATGATTCAAATTGCCTTCATTCAAACTGATGTCTCTGTGCTCATTATCATTATGAATAAAGCACCAGATAATCTTCCTAAGCTACACACATTGTTCAAAGAAGGCTATTCAACAAAAGGTGACAATCGTGGTATTGGTTTATCTACATTAAAAGAAATTACTGATAGTACAGACAATGTACTGCTCGATACAACCATTGACAATCAATATTTTATTCAGAAATTAGAAATATTAAACGACATTCCTTAG
- a CDS encoding sulfurtransferase TusA family protein: MVYELGTVGMVCPFPLIEAQKKMEELAVGDELKIDFDCTQATESIPNWAAEQNYPITNYEQLGDASWTITVQKA, translated from the coding sequence ATGGTATATGAACTAGGTACAGTTGGAATGGTATGCCCGTTCCCTTTAATAGAAGCACAGAAAAAGATGGAAGAACTTGCAGTTGGTGACGAGTTGAAAATTGATTTTGACTGCACGCAAGCAACAGAATCAATCCCAAACTGGGCTGCGGAGCAAAATTATCCTATTACGAATTATGAGCAACTCGGTGATGCGTCATGGACAATCACTGTTCAAAAAGCATAA
- a CDS encoding carbohydrate kinase: MSKVFYAIGEALIDFIPTERDQLLKNVDGFMPQVGGAPCNVAAAVQKLAGNSQLITQLGQDAFGDRIIDALDDLHVGTQRITRTSEANTALAFVSLTASGERDFSFYRKPSADMLYAAENIADIPLKHEDMVHFCSVALVESPMKHAHEALLEKAHEVGATVVFDPNVRLPLWDDHQAYQETIQSFIPHATIIKISDEELTFITQIEDETRAIQSLFKGRVEAVIYTQGGEGASLIFKDGMTFTSQPKPIEVVDTTGAGDAFIGAVIAELMESTDQPIETLRTQGEQILTFANDVAGHVVQQYGALSSLPTRENL; this comes from the coding sequence ATGAGTAAAGTATTTTATGCCATTGGTGAAGCATTGATTGATTTTATTCCAACAGAACGCGATCAATTATTAAAAAATGTTGATGGTTTTATGCCACAAGTTGGTGGCGCACCATGTAACGTTGCGGCAGCTGTTCAGAAGTTAGCAGGAAACAGTCAATTGATTACGCAACTTGGACAGGATGCATTCGGTGATCGAATTATTGATGCATTAGATGATTTGCATGTAGGGACGCAGCGGATTACTCGTACATCAGAAGCGAATACGGCATTGGCATTTGTAAGCTTAACAGCCAGTGGAGAACGAGATTTTTCATTTTATCGTAAACCGAGTGCAGACATGCTATATGCAGCTGAAAATATTGCAGATATTCCATTGAAACATGAAGATATGGTTCATTTTTGTTCGGTCGCATTGGTAGAAAGTCCGATGAAGCATGCACATGAAGCATTGCTAGAAAAAGCACATGAAGTAGGGGCAACGGTTGTTTTTGATCCAAATGTTCGCTTGCCTTTATGGGATGATCATCAAGCGTATCAAGAAACGATTCAATCATTCATTCCGCATGCGACTATTATCAAAATTTCAGATGAAGAGTTGACATTTATTACACAAATTGAAGACGAGACACGTGCGATACAATCACTATTCAAAGGACGTGTTGAAGCGGTGATTTATACGCAAGGGGGTGAAGGTGCGTCGCTTATTTTTAAAGATGGTATGACGTTCACTTCTCAACCAAAACCAATTGAAGTCGTAGATACAACAGGTGCAGGAGATGCCTTTATCGGTGCGGTGATTGCAGAGTTGATGGAGTCAACAGATCAACCGATTGAAACGCTACGTACACAAGGTGAGCAAATTTTAACATTTGCGAATGATGTTGCAGGGCATGTTGTACAACAGTATGGTGCATTGTCAAGCCTTCCAACACGTGAAAACTTATAA
- a CDS encoding redox-sensing transcriptional repressor Rex, producing the protein MAKETVKIPRATLKRLPLYYRFVNTLKAKGENRVNSKAISEGLNIDSATIRRDFSYFGELGKKGYGYNIDNLLDFFKSELSDSEEIHIGIVGVGNLGHALITYNFSIHDDMTITEAFDIRPEVIGETIGNVLVKPMSDMTEIIKKEKLEVVIIATPESAAQAVTDQLVEAGIKGILNFTPKRVQVPQSVQVHQIDLGVELQSLLFFMKNYNSTLQA; encoded by the coding sequence ATGGCTAAAGAAACGGTAAAAATTCCAAGAGCGACCTTGAAACGCCTGCCTTTGTATTATCGCTTTGTAAACACGTTAAAAGCGAAAGGTGAAAATCGTGTCAATTCTAAAGCGATTAGCGAAGGCTTGAATATCGATTCAGCAACGATTCGACGTGACTTTTCTTATTTTGGCGAGCTTGGCAAAAAAGGATACGGCTATAACATTGACAACCTTCTAGACTTCTTCAAATCAGAATTAAGTGACTCTGAAGAGATTCACATCGGCATTGTAGGTGTCGGTAATCTCGGTCACGCATTGATTACTTACAACTTCTCCATCCACGATGATATGACAATTACAGAAGCATTTGATATACGTCCAGAAGTGATCGGTGAAACAATCGGTAATGTCCTTGTTAAACCAATGTCAGATATGACAGAAATTATTAAGAAAGAAAAACTTGAAGTGGTGATTATTGCAACACCAGAATCGGCAGCACAAGCGGTTACAGATCAACTTGTTGAAGCAGGCATTAAAGGTATTCTTAACTTCACGCCAAAGCGTGTACAAGTGCCACAATCAGTACAAGTTCATCAAATTGATCTGGGTGTAGAACTTCAATCATTGCTCTTTTTTATGAAAAATTACAATTCAACACTACAAGCATAA
- a CDS encoding LacI family DNA-binding transcriptional regulator: MNIRDIAELAGVSKSTVSRYLNKGSISPKTQRKIQQVIDAHEYAPNQFAQSLRAQKTKMIGVIIPRMYSYAVASTVQGIKKTCEAQGYQILFSLTERDAEQELEALRSFHRSKVDGVLFMATSITEAHMEIIQAMPMPVILIGQNHSELSAIYHNDLQAGELMAERIIAEGFEYICYAGVPDEDQAVGHSRYQGLYETLSAKGIEVEIYQAAFDYDQALAKLQPQLTLREHTAYIGATDTIAMALYHLIMNDSATTPFIGGFGGDPVTDIVHPRIHTIYYQYERAGQMAVTALFEQLKDSSRLKTHVLDVLPSQDDILLHKNGTVTK; this comes from the coding sequence ATGAACATACGAGACATTGCGGAGCTTGCAGGTGTTTCTAAAAGTACGGTATCGCGTTATTTGAATAAAGGTTCAATTAGTCCAAAGACACAGCGTAAAATTCAACAAGTGATTGATGCACATGAATATGCACCGAATCAATTTGCACAAAGCTTGAGAGCGCAAAAGACAAAGATGATTGGTGTGATTATTCCACGTATGTACTCTTATGCAGTGGCAAGTACAGTGCAAGGGATTAAAAAGACGTGTGAAGCACAGGGGTATCAAATATTATTTTCACTAACAGAACGTGATGCGGAACAAGAATTAGAAGCGTTACGATCATTTCATCGCAGTAAAGTAGATGGTGTCCTTTTTATGGCGACTTCAATTACAGAAGCACATATGGAGATTATCCAAGCAATGCCGATGCCAGTGATTTTGATTGGTCAAAATCATTCTGAACTAAGTGCCATTTATCATAATGACTTGCAAGCTGGTGAGTTAATGGCTGAGCGTATTATTGCAGAAGGATTTGAATATATCTGTTATGCAGGAGTTCCAGATGAAGACCAAGCTGTTGGTCATTCACGCTATCAGGGACTATACGAGACGTTAAGCGCAAAAGGCATTGAAGTTGAGATTTATCAAGCGGCATTTGATTACGATCAAGCTTTAGCGAAGTTGCAACCTCAACTTACTTTAAGGGAACATACGGCGTATATTGGTGCCACTGATACGATTGCAATGGCTCTATACCATTTGATTATGAATGATTCAGCAACCACACCGTTTATCGGGGGATTTGGCGGAGACCCTGTAACAGATATTGTTCATCCAAGAATACATACGATTTACTATCAATATGAACGTGCAGGTCAGATGGCTGTTACCGCACTGTTTGAACAATTAAAAGATTCCTCACGTCTCAAAACACACGTATTAGATGTGTTGCCGTCTCAAGACGATATTTTATTGCACAAAAATGGGACCGTTACCAAGTAA
- a CDS encoding accessory gene regulator AgrB — translation MQIIDNGIETLARKIQQHQNLDHIDFLKVRLGIQIVAINFFKAIVTYGLALLLNTILYTLTVHVSYIFVRRFSHGAHAKSSLLCHIQNILLFVLVPFAIARFTIPFHYMFVLGVIGWLIVIRYAPAATKKQPIKASRRRGLKVKSIIVTAIVLIIALVVPAPYQQLICFGVALQATTLLPIFFPKEAD, via the coding sequence TTGCAAATCATTGATAACGGTATTGAGACACTGGCTCGAAAAATACAACAACATCAAAATTTAGACCATATCGACTTTTTAAAGGTACGATTAGGCATTCAAATTGTTGCGATTAATTTTTTTAAAGCTATCGTTACATATGGTCTCGCACTCCTCCTGAATACCATTTTATACACACTCACAGTTCACGTAAGTTATATTTTTGTGCGTCGTTTTTCTCACGGAGCACATGCCAAATCTTCATTACTGTGTCACATTCAAAATATACTATTATTTGTGTTGGTGCCGTTTGCTATTGCACGTTTCACGATACCATTTCACTATATGTTTGTTTTAGGCGTTATTGGATGGCTTATTGTCATCAGATATGCACCTGCTGCGACGAAAAAACAACCGATTAAGGCATCAAGACGCCGTGGGTTGAAGGTGAAATCTATCATTGTAACGGCGATAGTCCTAATCATTGCCCTTGTCGTTCCTGCACCATACCAACAATTGATATGTTTTGGTGTCGCACTACAAGCAACAACATTACTACCTATATTTTTCCCTAAGGAGGCGGATTGA
- a CDS encoding carbon-nitrogen family hydrolase: MKVQLLQLEIAPGDVTANEQKITEIFSDSIDSDTDVVVLPEMWNNGYALAELERKADQQLTRTHPFLQQLATQYDVDIVAGSVSNHDVGGLYNTALTVSRSGTVLYNYNKVHLVPMLDEPTYLTAGDNVPYTFNLSDDTPVSQIICYDLRFPELSRFPAAEGAKVIFYVAQWPAVRLNHWRQLLQARAIENDMYVVAVNSCGSDGQTTYAGHSMVIDPNGDIIAEAQEDETVCTAILDISTVDAQRQAIPVFDNMRPDVYRYVKK, from the coding sequence ATGAAAGTACAACTATTACAATTAGAGATTGCACCGGGTGATGTTACTGCAAACGAACAAAAAATAACTGAAATCTTTTCGGATTCTATTGATTCAGATACTGACGTAGTTGTCCTACCCGAAATGTGGAATAACGGATATGCTTTGGCAGAACTTGAACGAAAAGCAGACCAACAACTAACACGGACACACCCTTTTTTACAACAGTTAGCAACACAGTATGATGTTGACATTGTAGCAGGATCTGTCTCCAATCATGATGTCGGAGGACTGTATAATACAGCGCTCACAGTCAGTCGTTCTGGAACTGTGCTATACAATTACAACAAAGTCCACCTTGTGCCAATGTTAGATGAACCAACTTATTTAACTGCTGGCGATAACGTCCCATATACGTTCAACTTATCAGATGATACACCTGTTTCACAAATCATTTGTTACGACTTACGGTTTCCAGAGTTGTCACGCTTTCCTGCTGCCGAAGGTGCTAAAGTTATTTTTTACGTTGCACAATGGCCGGCAGTACGTTTGAATCATTGGCGTCAATTATTACAAGCACGCGCCATTGAAAATGATATGTACGTCGTTGCCGTTAATAGTTGTGGTTCGGATGGTCAAACCACTTATGCTGGGCATTCAATGGTGATTGACCCAAACGGTGACATCATTGCTGAAGCACAAGAAGATGAAACGGTATGTACAGCCATACTCGACATATCAACTGTTGATGCTCAACGTCAAGCAATCCCAGTTTTTGATAATATGAGACCTGACGTCTATCGCTACGTCAAAAAGTAA
- a CDS encoding YeeE/YedE family protein encodes MIWTIFSGLIVGALLGFVMQRTRFCLTGGFRDMYVQKNNKMFYALLVAITIQAVGIFGLKAAGFITIDNGTFPIVGTIIGSFIFGVGIILAGGCATGTYYRAGEGLIGSWIALGFYALFAAISKFGILAPINERLQSYTVANADMSVSTGVPYWVWLVLLVGITTFFVVKTLRKPKPTIAVPRLKQRYTGIRHILFERRYHPFVAAIAVGLIAMIAWPMSISTGREGGLGITTPSAHIVQFLTTGNVTVLDWGVFLVLGILVGSYIAAKGSHEFKWRLPDIKTIRNSALGGTFLGFGAAVAGGCSIGNGLVATAALSWQGWIALASMILGTWFMSYFLFVKPLRAARRQTQSVKAQSVNA; translated from the coding sequence ATGATTTGGACTATTTTTAGTGGTTTAATCGTTGGGGCATTACTTGGATTTGTAATGCAACGTACAAGATTCTGTTTGACAGGTGGTTTTCGTGACATGTACGTTCAAAAGAACAACAAGATGTTTTATGCATTATTAGTTGCGATTACGATTCAAGCAGTTGGTATTTTCGGATTGAAAGCAGCTGGATTCATTACGATTGATAACGGGACGTTTCCTATCGTTGGAACAATTATTGGATCGTTTATCTTCGGTGTCGGCATTATTTTAGCAGGTGGCTGTGCAACAGGGACATATTATCGTGCAGGAGAAGGCCTTATCGGAAGTTGGATTGCACTAGGATTTTATGCGCTTTTTGCAGCTATTTCAAAATTTGGTATTTTAGCACCGATCAATGAACGTTTACAAAGTTATACAGTGGCAAATGCAGATATGTCTGTTTCAACAGGTGTACCATATTGGGTATGGCTTGTACTCTTAGTCGGTATTACAACATTCTTCGTTGTCAAAACTTTACGTAAACCAAAACCAACCATTGCAGTTCCGAGATTAAAGCAACGTTACACAGGGATTCGTCACATATTGTTTGAACGTCGTTATCATCCATTCGTTGCAGCTATTGCAGTTGGCTTAATTGCAATGATTGCATGGCCAATGAGTATTTCGACTGGACGTGAAGGTGGATTAGGGATTACCACACCTTCTGCACATATCGTTCAATTTTTAACAACAGGTAATGTGACTGTATTGGACTGGGGTGTCTTTCTCGTACTCGGTATTTTAGTAGGCTCATATATTGCAGCAAAAGGCTCTCATGAATTTAAATGGCGCTTACCAGACATTAAAACAATCCGTAACAGTGCATTAGGTGGTACATTTTTGGGATTTGGTGCGGCCGTAGCAGGTGGCTGTTCGATCGGTAATGGACTTGTTGCAACAGCTGCGCTATCTTGGCAAGGATGGATTGCGTTAGCGTCAATGATTCTAGGCACTTGGTTTATGAGTTACTTCTTGTTTGTCAAACCGTTACGTGCGGCACGTCGACAAACGCAAAGTGTAAAAGCGCAATCAGTGAATGCATAA
- a CDS encoding sucrose-6-phosphate hydrolase: MKEWTREARYRKLEDATVEELEQLKGTVQNSQYRQTYHIQPSTGLLNDPNGLIYFNGEYYISHQWFPLGAVHGLKYWDQYKSTDLVHYLHDKTVLKPDTQHDSHGVYSGSAFEFEGSLYYMYTGNHRTEAWERKSAQVVAKVNEAGQVEKLLPPAIPEPPAGYTQHFRDPKVFTRDGKLYALIGAQRVNETGCAVLYEANRPEGPWSFKGEIKTSLTNFGYMWECPDYFQLNGKDVLVFSPQGIEADGDRYNNIYQSGYIVGELNFETLEMTHGEFIELDNGFDFYAPQTLMDEANRRVMIGWMGLPDTDYPTDSEGWAHCLTLPRTLTIEDGKLKQKPHMHLRRLRGQRETALGYANKFLKQLHPYEGERYELIVEVLDNDASAVEFHLRSNKNESIVIRYETATQTVILDRTESGQLPIPVEGLTRRTQLDTPLTQLRIFVDSSSIEVFCNEGERVLTSRIFPKSKANKIKVATDSGQVYLKMTKYDIEGGQQDE; encoded by the coding sequence ATGAAAGAATGGACACGTGAAGCACGTTATCGCAAATTAGAAGATGCTACGGTAGAAGAGTTAGAGCAATTAAAGGGAACAGTTCAAAATTCCCAATACCGACAAACATATCATATTCAACCATCAACGGGGCTGCTTAATGACCCGAATGGACTCATTTATTTTAATGGCGAGTATTATATTTCACATCAATGGTTTCCACTCGGCGCAGTTCATGGTTTGAAATATTGGGATCAATATAAAAGTACAGATCTTGTACATTATTTACATGACAAAACAGTATTAAAACCTGATACACAACACGATAGTCATGGTGTATACAGTGGAAGTGCCTTTGAATTCGAAGGGTCACTCTATTACATGTATACAGGTAATCATCGCACAGAAGCATGGGAACGCAAAAGTGCACAAGTTGTTGCAAAAGTAAATGAAGCGGGTCAAGTTGAAAAGTTGTTGCCACCAGCCATCCCAGAACCACCCGCAGGTTATACACAACATTTTAGAGATCCAAAAGTATTCACGAGAGATGGAAAGCTATATGCCTTAATCGGTGCACAACGTGTTAATGAAACAGGATGTGCAGTGTTGTACGAAGCGAACCGGCCAGAAGGACCATGGTCGTTTAAAGGTGAGATTAAGACATCGCTAACGAACTTTGGCTATATGTGGGAGTGTCCAGATTATTTTCAGTTGAATGGCAAAGATGTGTTAGTGTTTTCGCCACAAGGAATTGAAGCGGATGGCGATCGTTATAACAACATTTATCAAAGCGGTTATATTGTTGGAGAACTGAACTTTGAAACACTTGAAATGACACATGGTGAATTTATAGAACTGGACAACGGCTTCGACTTTTATGCACCACAAACACTCATGGATGAAGCGAATCGTCGTGTAATGATTGGTTGGATGGGGTTACCTGATACCGATTATCCGACAGATAGTGAAGGGTGGGCGCATTGTCTCACGTTACCAAGAACGTTGACGATTGAAGACGGCAAGTTAAAACAAAAACCACACATGCACTTGCGTAGACTGCGTGGACAAAGAGAGACTGCGCTTGGATATGCTAATAAATTTTTGAAACAACTGCACCCATATGAAGGTGAACGATATGAACTGATTGTTGAAGTCTTGGACAACGATGCGTCTGCGGTGGAGTTTCATTTGCGCTCAAATAAAAATGAGTCGATTGTGATTCGATATGAAACAGCTACGCAAACAGTTATCTTAGATCGTACAGAAAGTGGGCAACTGCCAATACCAGTTGAAGGTTTGACACGTCGTACACAATTAGATACACCATTAACACAATTACGCATTTTTGTAGATTCATCAAGTATTGAAGTTTTTTGTAATGAAGGAGAACGTGTACTGACTTCACGTATTTTCCCGAAATCTAAAGCAAATAAGATTAAAGTTGCAACTGATTCTGGACAAGTTTATTTGAAAATGACGAAGTATGACATCGAAGGGGGACAACAAGATGAGTAA
- a CDS encoding cyclic lactone autoinducer peptide — translation MMNILDAIISFFSNIFKAIGNFGWINTCTHFFDEPEIPRELLELDK, via the coding sequence ATGATGAATATTTTAGATGCAATTATTAGTTTCTTCAGTAACATCTTTAAAGCAATCGGTAATTTCGGATGGATTAATACGTGTACGCATTTCTTTGACGAACCAGAAATTCCACGTGAACTTTTAGAATTAGATAAATAA
- a CDS encoding SdrH family protein: MSQQFLKKYMFASIASIIMIGASYTNAETQIDEVTEHESHQTDDTQQNESQLEPNSPNIDTGEAVEPSDEESGEPAPQEDDHQDQTETPPTDIESKPEGNTTEQTDSPSETSPEPPKQSENHEKEQSTINNSAKEQDQSSESHTSTQHSDWQQNHEVNSNMAPSAVSGLNSSFKYNPLALERYRQYTDDGNDKAIRALAQKDYFKDNQFLNQLQQDSDYFRYQSFRPLATKDYYKNLDKQVLGLITEEFGTMPDLKRASKKATASSQHEDKEQQIEQKQTYREVRSDKGEDKDTSKEKKRSFNWLIFCALGIVFSSVIYFLFNRKSL; encoded by the coding sequence ATGTCCCAACAATTTTTAAAAAAATACATGTTTGCAAGTATTGCATCTATCATTATGATAGGGGCATCATATACCAATGCTGAGACACAAATAGACGAAGTAACAGAACATGAGTCGCACCAAACAGATGATACCCAACAAAATGAATCCCAATTAGAGCCAAATTCACCAAATATTGATACAGGTGAAGCGGTTGAACCTTCTGATGAAGAATCGGGAGAACCGGCACCACAAGAAGATGATCATCAAGATCAGACAGAAACACCACCAACTGATATAGAGTCGAAACCAGAAGGGAACACGACTGAACAAACCGATTCGCCTTCTGAGACATCACCAGAACCGCCAAAACAATCTGAGAATCATGAAAAAGAGCAAAGTACAATCAACAACTCAGCGAAAGAACAAGATCAGAGTAGCGAATCACATACATCAACCCAACATTCAGATTGGCAGCAAAATCATGAAGTGAATTCAAACATGGCACCCTCTGCAGTTTCAGGATTGAATAGTAGCTTTAAATATAATCCGCTTGCATTGGAGCGTTACCGACAGTATACAGATGATGGAAATGATAAAGCCATTCGAGCACTGGCGCAAAAAGATTACTTCAAAGACAATCAATTTTTAAATCAATTACAACAAGATTCGGATTATTTCCGTTATCAATCTTTTCGTCCGCTCGCAACGAAAGATTACTATAAAAATCTTGATAAACAAGTGCTAGGCCTTATCACAGAAGAATTTGGTACAATGCCAGATTTAAAGCGTGCATCAAAGAAAGCAACGGCTTCTAGTCAGCATGAAGATAAAGAGCAACAAATCGAGCAAAAACAAACATATCGTGAAGTAAGAAGTGATAAAGGTGAAGATAAGGACACGAGTAAAGAAAAGAAGCGTTCTTTCAACTGGTTAATTTTTTGTGCATTAGGTAT